Sequence from the Gracilinanus agilis isolate LMUSP501 chromosome 6, AgileGrace, whole genome shotgun sequence genome:
tacttttctaataaaatatGAATCTGGACTTACTAATAATAGTACATTTATTATAGTCAATATTCagtcattaaaagaaataatttctggaTTTATGGTTCTATTGGTATAGAATGAAGAATCTCCCTCAACTACTTTGTTCTCTTTACCTTCTTTGAGAATTGCCTCTGTGAATTACAGGTAAAGTGTTTTATTCCTGCTTACATAACCACTACAGCAGGCCATTTCAAGGTCCTCCTTACCTTTAGACCTACAGCTCTAAGTATAACAAATCAGCTCAGATGAATCCACATGAAGTCTTGGGTTTCATGAAGATGATATTTTTATACTTAGAACTTTCTTGGCTGCATCTTTCACATCCTTGTTCCTCAGGCTGTAAATCAATGGGTTCAATACAGGGATAACAATGGTATAGAAGACTGAGATTACTTTGTCAGTGTTGGGGGAATAAAGGTAACTTGGCCTGGAGTAAATAAAGAGGAGTGTTCCCTGGTAGATGACTACAGAGGTCAGGTGGGAGGCACATGTAGAAAAAGTTTTCTTCCTCCCACTAGAGGAGCGAATCTTCAGGACAGAGAGGAGAATAAAAAAGTAAgagacaatgatgatgatgaaacaaATGATCTCTACAGAGCTGCCATATGTAGAGAGTAAGAGTTCATTGATGGAGGTGTCAGTGCAGGAAAGCTTAAGTAGTGGGGGGAGGTCGCAGAAAAAGTGATTTATGATGTTTTTGTCACAGTAGGTCAGTATGAAGGCAAAGGATGTGTGCACCAAGGAGCTCAGGTTGCCACCAATATAGGACAAGACAATCAACCACACACAAATCCCACGGGACATCACAACAGTATATAAAAGAGGGTTACAGATGGCTACATAACGGTCATAGGCCATAGCAGCCAAGATGAATGACTCAGTGTCAgcaaatgtacaaaaaaagtaaaactggAGTGCGCAACCATAATAGGATATTGACTTATTTTCTGAAAGGAAATTGACTAACATTTTTGGAACAATGACTGAAGAATAGCATAGGTCTACAAAAGAAAGGTtgctaagaaaaaaatacattggaGTCTGGAGACGAGGATCCACCCTGATTAGCATCATCAAGCCAATATTCCCCAGTAGAATCACACTAtacatgaaaagaaaaaccagaaataaaaCAACTTGAAGTCCTGGACTTGTTGGAAATCCAAGTAGAATAAATTCAGTTACTAATGTGTAATTTCCTTCAAGCATTTCCAATCACAggatcttttattttccttttaagaaaaaataaaggaaacattaTCTAGGTTACTTAATGACAAGGAAATGGGGCTAATTATTTTCTACTATTATTTAGAATTAATTAGTGAAAATATGTTGTAGTTTAAAGTTGGAAGAAGCTTTAATGATTATTTAGTttaatgtcctcatttttcaaagaaggaaaatgacaccCACTAGTATGAAATTAATTGGGCACAAGTAGGAAGGATCAAAAGTGGTATTTAAAATTACACATTCTGATTTTAAATGCCATATAATTTCTACATCCTACACTATGAAAACCTTCCATGTTCTCTAGGAATCAATTCAAAGTATGTTCATTAAGTGAAAATAATGAACAAGGTACAGagcaaaattaaatgaatatcAAGATAGAAGGCTGTACCAGTGAAattcacacatttattaaattcattggttattaaaaatattttaattgaaatcATCCAGCTTTATGTTCAAATTCTTCCTATGCTTCTTGGTTATGAGAGGCAATCTCTTATACTCCATATACCTCTTTGTCCCACTaggtaaaataaaaggatttatataaaatttattcaataaatagcACTtatatcaggggttggcaaccttttagGCCGTGAGAGcgataaatgccacattttttaaaatgtaatttcgtgagagccttaaagtgctcacagtgcgcactcctgtaacagtgcctgaaaaaaaattgactttatggctcctgcagaaagagccatatctggccctcaaaaaagccagatatggctcgagaaccatacgttgcagacccctgatttatatagtactttaattttatcttatcaTCACAAGAATTCTGTGAGATAACTCATAATGatcttcactttatagataagtgAATTGAAGTTCAGAAGGGTTTAATGATTTGAACAGCATATTAAATATCTAATATGGGACTTAATAACATATAATACAGTAATATAAGTATATGATACACTGAGATTCTAGATGATGTTCAAATTCTCATGAAATTCTTGTCACTGGaacaattgcttaataaatgattttaaattcattaataTATTCATTAAATACTTTTCTAACTgctaagtatgtatatatatacatatatatgcatatatatatcctTTAATAAATATCCTTTAAAGAATGAGATCTTTAAATATCTTTCATGTCTCTTTATTTCCTAGATATCAGACTTTTATCAAACATACAAGATTAAAGGAATCTACCCTTATTATTACATGATTGACCTTTAATTAATTTCTTAGCCTCTGTTGGCATTAACTCCTATGTATATGTGTACTTACATATGTATGAATGTAGACAAATATACAGACATGTATGTGGGCTATATTGGGGGGATTGATGAGACCACCTGATTTTCTTATGTTTCTGTATCTCAGATCTTATGATCAAT
This genomic interval carries:
- the LOC123252163 gene encoding olfactory receptor 5I1, coding for MLEGNYTLVTEFILLGFPTSPGLQVVLFLVFLFMYSVILLGNIGLMMLIRVDPRLQTPMYFFLSNLSFVDLCYSSVIVPKMLVNFLSENKSISYYGCALQFYFFCTFADTESFILAAMAYDRYVAICNPLLYTVVMSRGICVWLIVLSYIGGNLSSLVHTSFAFILTYCDKNIINHFFCDLPPLLKLSCTDTSINELLLSTYGSSVEIICFIIIIVSYFFILLSVLKIRSSSGRKKTFSTCASHLTSVVIYQGTLLFIYSRPSYLYSPNTDKVISVFYTIVIPVLNPLIYSLRNKDVKDAAKKVLSIKISSS